From the Anguilla anguilla isolate fAngAng1 chromosome 8, fAngAng1.pri, whole genome shotgun sequence genome, one window contains:
- the LOC118234041 gene encoding type-4 ice-structuring protein LS-12-like, giving the protein MKFSLVAALVVVLALAIGSESVSVVKREAPELEQLTQYFQDLSATLTRTTQDIMEKLKAHELTGQAQAYIEDGRAQLQPLAEKIQEQLKPLAANIEEQLKPLTDSVQAQIKPLADSVQAQLEELWKKVLEQTKALAPAPQ; this is encoded by the exons atGAAGTTCTCTCTCGTCGCCGCCCTCGTTGTTGTACTGGCCCTGGCCATTG gcagTGAGTCCGTTTCCGTGGTGAAGCGCGAAGCccctgagctggagcagctgaccCAGTACTTCCAGGACCTGTCCGCCACCCTCACCCGCACCACCCAGGACATCATGGAGAAGCTGAAGGCCCACGAGCTGACCGGACAGGCCCA ggcctaCATCGAGGATGGGAGAGCCCAGTTGCAGCCCCTGGCCGAGAAGATCCAGGAGCAGCTGAAGCCCCTGGCCGCCAACATCGAGGAGCAGCTGAAGCCCCTGACCGACTCCGTGCAGGCCCAGATCAAGCCCCTGGCCGACTCCGTCCAggcccagctggaggagctgtgGAAGAAGGTTCTGGAACAGACCAAGGCCCTGGCTCCTGCTCCCCAGTAA